The genomic segment gatttcatcagttgatgttttaactgagcatgagtttttatcaaattgtaccgagaatccattgtcgcataactggctgatgctaatcaagttatacttcagattctctactaataaaacatctttaatagtaaagttaccatggataagcttacccttacccacggttttacctttggaattatctccgaaactgatgtttggaccactatatttggtcagttgagatatcatacttgcatctcctgtcatatgtcgtgagcaaccgctgtccaaataccatattgaatttttatctgtacctgttacctgcaagcacacacataatatgatttggtacccatatctatttgggtccaaaacttattagtccctttggaacccatacttggattagtctaactgactttccagtagctgtattccaaatggtttttctcggcttttgtgtgcttggtgagtagtgtacagttgatacagtatgtgttttagtcttattcaactgattgttcaatctgtatctcttctgaactggcttgcagttatagtaattgacatagccattcgaatagtttttgtgaaatctttttgatgacccgctttgtgaatcagttgaaagcttttggctatagccaatcccatatcttctagccttgttcaacttctcagtaggttgttcaatcagtttactgggctcaatttgttcttgtaccactgctgatttgacaaagtgaatgtacttccctttgttcattgtcagctttggttgagtatcatttgaaaacgtttctccttgattactgaaccctaaaccagttttatcagaaactgatttttgtgaattctgcatctcattcagtgcagtagacgacttattccaagattgaatgagttcagtctgttttgaattttcaaggatcaatttctgggtcagtgactgatctttctttctctctgcttttaactcagcaatttccctttttagactcaacccatcaactgattcatcagttttggttttattgtccatgggatcattttgctttgactttatttcctcaaatgatgatgcaagtttctggtactcatttaccatttcatgcaatgttaaaatgagttcttctcgtgtaaaatcagttgaactaaaatcaaatacctgttgacttgtagattctgcttctgtatcattggccattagacatttgacttcctcttcatcacttgagctatatgagctttctggttctgattcgtcactatcagtttctgcccatttggatttgttctcttcagctaatagaacctcatgtttctttttgtaggttttcttatcatctctggatcttctcttatgctcatatgatttctttcttctgtcagttgatccttgactgtcctttttaggtttaggacagtcagcaatataatgacctgttttgccacaattgtagcaagcatttatttcttctttggaattgtttctctggtattgcttctgaaagtttccttggttctttctcatgaacctcccaaactttttgatgaatactgacatagcatcattgcttaactgatcggcagatttctcgactgaactggttgattcagttcttacagctgctagagcagttgtagctgtaggagtaaatggttctccttctctgctctgcaattcaaattcataagcctttaaatcagcaaatagttcATGAAGTTTGATCTGGTTCAAGTCTTTagattctctcatagccatagttttgacatcccattcctttggaagacctctcatcacttttagtgcaacctctttgttagtatacacctttccgagtgcatttaattcatttacaatactgctcaccctttcatcatactcattcattgattctccaaccttcattttgatattgtcaaatttctgaacagcaacagagagtttattttcttttgtttggtcatttccttcatataactgaatcaacttttcccaaatttcttttgctgttttgcacatctttattttgttgaatgttgctttgtccagtgttttgtatagagtatctttggcctcattgtcaagattggcttttcttttgtcctcagttgtccactcttctctgggcttttgaattctctgtggtgccccttcagttatggcaattcctgtatttgcttttagaatcttcatgggtccgtctgttaggacataccacatgtcatcatcttgtgcagctaagtgagcctgcattctgattttccagtcatcgaaatcttctcttgagaacataggaattttattgaatgaagtcatgctagcagatttatagatcagaagtattcaagaacaagattcaaccgctctgataccacttgataggatcgattgacgtgtcaagagtgtttagaagggggggttgaataaacactctcaattaatattggtcttatcgaatttttgagttcagtttggtgacaaactgattctcggaatcttgttggtcaatatcaatcagttaaactgaggtagttgcggaaggtaactgactgacagatagaatacagaactgaaataaaatacacaaggattgtttctggatgttcggagaattcaattactcctacgtcaccccttctatcacaaggataggatttccactaaaagactttgatccaatacaacacttgtacagacccacttcagttaggacttacccactgcctaaactgaaactcttagtattacaaaatgatctctgtgcgtaactgatcttagcactattgaattaacaaatattacagagtgctagtttgctcaacttgtagccttgattgctacgaataaatcaagtaagagtgagctgagattttgacagagtaatagcaagttttgaatgatgtatcgtcacttcttctttttcttctgccatatttatactcttcttttccaacggtaatcttgagataaatttgaatctttgtacccgttggtttccacttgattattccttcgatattgtttgcttcatttattgtaattcggcgtcttaattgctttgtccggaatgcattgttttaagtagtcttggttgttgtgcggtgctcttgtaatctgttatgtcttctttgttctttcccgagacatcttcagttgagagactttgaggcattcggctgaatgttttaactgatcagttccaactgatcagtttactctgtatcattatatcagctgatttcagttgataagttcagttgccgaatttgcttgcgcgtatcagttgattcatattttgttaatcgattgattcatgttttgtcaaactccagaatctagtttccaacaataTCGTCACCGCAGTAGAGCTTAACCATCAAGTTCGGGATGGATTGGTGTGGTACCTCTACGCCTAGGACAACAGAATATCGAACCATGAATGAAGAAAGGCATGAGAGAAAGCCTATTGGCTAATGATTGTGAGGTCCCGATTCTTGACTGGAGGGGGGACACCAAAGGCCTCTGTCCTTCCATCCCTTGGATAGATAGAGAGGGAGGGTAGCtttcgaaaatattaatcgAGCCTCCAAAAAGTTCTTGTTTTCGTAAAAAATCGTTTACCAGTTTAAAATACTTCTCAGcatgtaaaaacatctcaaaagacaccattttcgaaattttcatatttatatgccatatattaaataattaaaaacaatcatttaataaaatttccCCTTTAAGGTCCCTGATCTCCGTTCCTCGGTCGCGTCTTGAGTGACCCTTAAAAATTcttttttatgcattctaatgaaaaccatattttaaacatataaacatgTATACCAAatataattaatgcaattaaaataatttaattaggtattttctttttttcctagatttgcatgcagttggattatgttATCGCATTTTAAGGTATTGTGATGACCGAGTTGCTGCTCAAGTTTGCCTGAAAGGCTGCCCGTGTTCGACCCAAGAATTCCCAAGTTCGGTCAAAGTGTGCCCAAAATCCAAGCAAGTTCGAACCGCACTAGTTCGATGGTGTAGCTACCATATTCCTGAGTTCCAGCAAGGATCGCGCAACATATATCAACATTCTAAGGTGTTGTTATGACCGAAAATCACGTTCGAGTGCTACCCAAACCCTTGTCGAATTCTGTCCGTAATTTGCCTAGGAACCATCGATGTTTCGTTCAAGTTTATACCGCACGTTCAAAAcaactgtaagtgggcttatatatgttttaaattattatgtATGTGTTAAAATTCGATCGTATATTGGATATTTTGCTTTGAATCATTTGCCTCGCATTTGCATCTTTTGCTCCGATCCGATTTGTTCTGTCCTTTTCGATTTGATCCGTTCGATCCTTCTGTTTCGTCCCAATGGGTTAAGTTTGTTTTATATGATTCGAATGATGACACATCGAGAAGGCCTGTGAGGGAAAAAAAACCTCAGAGGGAGCCTGTCTATGGGAAAAATCACCAAAGAGAGATCTGATACAGTAAAAGACCCTAGAGAGAccatttacgggagaagacCCTAGAGTGAGCCCAAGATCGAGGATAGCTCATGGTCATTATTATAAGATCTTTTCTCAAGTTATGTTCCAATCCGATTCGATATGTCCTTTCCAATTTGATCCTTCTGTTTCGTTCCAATGAGTTAAATTTGTTTGATATGATTCGAATGATGATACATCAGGAAGGTCTCTGAAAGAAAAGGTATCAGAGGGAGCCTGTTTATTAGGAAAAAactccagagggagcccatttacaaGAAAATGCTCTAGAGAGATCCCAAGATTAAAGATAGCTCATggttattattataaaatctaTGTTCAGTATGTGATTCTGCTAAGATTTTGTTATGTTAAGATTCTGCTTGAtatgatctgaccatctgataTGACAAAAGTTCTGAACTCTGTGTGTTCTGTTTTCGTATCCTGCTCTAAAAAATAATCCCTTTAAAGCTATGTACATGTATAACTTATTCTAGTATTCGATCGGCCcctacttgctgagtgttttctaGAACACTCACCCCCTTATGTCTCTCCCCTGATAATAATGAAGAATAGGTGGAAGTGACGGAACAAGATCAATTTTGGGACTAGTGAAGTAACCAAGAGTTACGAGAACCAAGTCTCTGATTTCATgattatattttattcatttCCGCTTTTCATACTTTTCTTTGTGAGAATTGCTTCCACATTATTCGTATTTCGCAtatgtaaagacaatatttttttataaatcaatCTGTTTTTGACAATTTGCTACGAAATTTTCTGTTTTAATGAAATTGTTAAATAATATTGAATCTCATTTATGTTTCAATTTCGAGGCGTGacaattattattgttttttaatgTGGTAGGTGATAATGACAAGACACGATTTCATGTATTCattacatttatttatttttggggCAACTTGACGACATATGTGATAACGATTGTCTCTCTTTTTGAGCTCCACTCACGAAACTTGTGATATTAACTTAACGTATTTTAGAGtacaaaaattttattatgagaAAAATGGCATAGTCACGGCTTACAGCTTTGTAGGCGAACGGACAACAATATTCTAAGTCGATGAGATTTTGGATTCGAAATAagttataataatttttttctgaaaaatgtcctaaaaacccaaaaaaaaaaaaatagtgctCCACTGCGCCACACTTTATATAAGCCCAACCGAGTCTCTACTTCTGTTCTGCGATCGACTTGAGAAAACAAACTAAGAATTTATAATACAATTTCGTCATCAACCATGGGTACAATTCTCCAAAACTATCTCCTAATCATCTCCATCCTACTCTGCTCCACCGCCAACGGTGAAGAAACCTCCTACATCAAGACATCGGGACATAAACGCAGCCAACTGAGACAAAAGCTCACCCATTTCCGAGTATACTGGCACGACATAGTCGGTGGCAGGAATCCAACATCCGTCCCAATCGTGAGACCTCCATCCGCCAAGAACTTCGCTGGATTTGGCCAGATCAACATGATCGACAACCCACTGACCACAGAGCCCGACCTGAGCTCGAAAGTCGTTGGGAAAGCCCAGGGGTTTTATGGGCTAGCTTCGCAGGAAGAGGTGGGATTGTTGATGGCGATGAACTTTGTGTTCACGGAAGGGAAATACAATGGGAGTACGATCACTATAATGGGGAGGAATGCGGTGTTTAATAAAGTGAGGGAAATGCCGGTGATCGGCGGAAGTGGGCTCTTTCGGTTCGCTAGCGGGTATGCTCAGGCCAGAACGTTCAGTTTTGATCTGAAACATAAAGATGCCACCGTTGAGTATGATGTGTTTGTGAGGCATTATTGATTAATTACCTTTTTTATGGTATGGCAGCTGCCATTCTTCGACGATAATTCCCTGACATGTGAATCGTGATGTTTTCTGTCTGGTCAGATTTATGGATAATTTAGTGGAAATGTTTCTTGTTAACTTCGATTGTTTGCTAATAAATTATTATCCAGCATTTGGTTCCAAATAGGTCAATAGTGTGATTACATGACTAAAAATCCAGATTTTGAGTGGATTAACATATAACTTAATTTGTCCCTCAAACATTTAGCAGATCCGTAGTCTAAGACTGTATATCTTTCTCCGATTTCTAGATATTGATTAGAccataaattaatttttggattgCATGATTGTCTACTAATAAATTATTACAT from the Primulina tabacum isolate GXHZ01 chromosome 16, ASM2559414v2, whole genome shotgun sequence genome contains:
- the LOC142529093 gene encoding dirigent protein 22-like is translated as MGTILQNYLLIISILLCSTANGEETSYIKTSGHKRSQLRQKLTHFRVYWHDIVGGRNPTSVPIVRPPSAKNFAGFGQINMIDNPLTTEPDLSSKVVGKAQGFYGLASQEEVGLLMAMNFVFTEGKYNGSTITIMGRNAVFNKVREMPVIGGSGLFRFASGYAQARTFSFDLKHKDATVEYDVFVRHY